In Ancalomicrobiaceae bacterium S20, the following proteins share a genomic window:
- a CDS encoding porin, which yields MQFKLALAAAALVGTASVASAADLGRPAPAAVDYVKVCDAYGAGFFYIPGSDTCLKIGGRVYFDMRTGSGAFSRLDHQLSNYSDRRRSGNNIFTRTAAYETFDARTNTEYGLLRSFINLRQRFSTGSAAAEIVLQDGFIQFGGLTAGMTRSAFDFTPLGYTFGVDYNAFQSNVILNQIGYTFAFGNGITATVSVEDPTSADINYNNSRRVASTGVFTALYAGQAAYGALKAPDVVGKLNIKQAWGSAQISAAYHDNYSLANGDRAGWAVLGGFEILLPMLAPGDKIAFGGAYGEGAQGFITAYSQYSTGNVRNVVVPGDYIGEDWAVDGFGRIQQTRSWGVMGSFHHEFNKKWEFNFDASYENVDGFGARDYATYGLQADVRWKPVSNFYIGVGAEYGSMEFSTATRTAHPLLQNVDGWTGLVRVNRTF from the coding sequence ATGCAATTCAAGTTGGCTCTGGCGGCCGCGGCACTTGTCGGCACCGCCTCCGTCGCTTCGGCGGCCGACCTGGGCCGCCCGGCCCCGGCCGCCGTCGACTACGTCAAGGTCTGCGATGCCTATGGCGCCGGCTTCTTCTACATCCCGGGCTCGGACACCTGTCTGAAGATCGGTGGCCGCGTCTATTTCGACATGCGCACCGGTTCGGGCGCGTTCTCGCGCCTCGATCACCAGCTGTCGAACTACTCGGATCGCCGCCGCTCCGGCAATAACATCTTCACGCGCACCGCCGCCTACGAGACCTTCGACGCGCGCACCAACACCGAGTACGGCCTGCTGCGTTCGTTCATCAATCTGCGCCAGCGCTTTTCGACCGGATCGGCGGCGGCCGAGATCGTGCTGCAAGACGGCTTCATCCAGTTCGGTGGCCTGACCGCAGGCATGACGCGGTCGGCCTTCGACTTCACGCCGCTCGGCTACACGTTCGGCGTCGACTACAACGCGTTCCAGTCGAACGTGATCCTGAACCAGATCGGCTACACCTTCGCCTTCGGCAACGGCATCACCGCGACGGTGTCCGTGGAAGATCCGACCTCGGCGGACATCAACTACAACAACTCGCGCCGGGTCGCCTCGACCGGCGTCTTCACCGCGCTCTATGCCGGTCAGGCGGCGTACGGCGCCCTCAAGGCGCCCGATGTCGTCGGCAAGCTGAACATCAAGCAGGCTTGGGGCAGCGCGCAGATCTCGGCTGCCTATCACGACAACTACAGCCTCGCCAACGGCGACCGCGCCGGTTGGGCCGTGCTCGGCGGCTTCGAGATCCTGCTGCCGATGTTGGCGCCGGGCGACAAGATCGCCTTCGGCGGCGCTTATGGTGAAGGCGCGCAGGGCTTCATCACGGCCTACAGCCAGTACTCGACCGGCAACGTCCGCAATGTCGTGGTGCCGGGCGACTATATCGGTGAGGACTGGGCCGTCGACGGCTTTGGCCGTATCCAGCAGACCCGCAGCTGGGGCGTGATGGGCAGCTTCCATCACGAGTTCAACAAGAAGTGGGAGTTCAACTTCGACGCCTCTTACGAGAACGTCGACGGCTTCGGTGCCCGCGACTACGCGACCTACGGCCTGCAGGCCGACGTGCGTTGGAAGCCGGTGTCGAACTTCTACATCGGCGTCGGCGCCGAGTACGGCTCGATGGAGTTCTCCACCGCCACCCGGACGGCACATCCGCTGCTGCAGAACGTCGACGGCTGGACCGGCCTCGTCCGCGTCAACCGGACCTTCTGA
- a CDS encoding porin, producing the protein MKMKLAMAAALVAGAASTAEAADLGRPAPAAVDYVKVCDAYGAGFFYIPGSDTCLKIGGYVRARFFAGDDNSKNFYGAPGVTFVPAPFGLGGGRGRDNFASQTEVSVTFDARTNTEFGLLRSFVDARWDVNTRTGTVSYVDKAYVQFGGLTAGYAQSFFDFFTGYSFGVREPHWSDHTTNLLAYTFAFGNGISASIAVEDPTVSGTTAAVRQVGPLFTGVAPYATASQVYATPVYGGLKSPDFVGNIRVDQAWGSAQIMGAAHENYDNTAGGYGSKWGWAVGAGVKVNLPMLGAGDQLALQGAYGEGSNFYISNALSYADYFAATNIIGGARSIAQTKAWQISGGWHHVFTRQFAFDIDASYLNVDAAGPNDFRSWRLASDLVWTPVTNLDIGVGLEYQSIDYTTATRNAYAASVGGPAGTALGNSNSWLGILHVKRSF; encoded by the coding sequence ATGAAGATGAAGCTGGCGATGGCCGCCGCGTTGGTCGCGGGCGCCGCGTCGACCGCCGAGGCAGCCGATCTTGGTCGGCCGGCTCCGGCCGCGGTCGACTATGTGAAGGTCTGCGACGCCTACGGCGCCGGGTTCTTCTACATCCCGGGCAGCGACACCTGCCTGAAGATCGGCGGATACGTCCGCGCCCGCTTCTTCGCGGGTGACGACAATTCCAAGAATTTCTACGGCGCCCCGGGCGTCACCTTCGTGCCGGCGCCCTTCGGTCTCGGCGGCGGCCGCGGCCGCGACAACTTCGCGAGCCAGACGGAAGTCTCTGTCACGTTCGACGCCCGCACGAACACCGAGTTCGGTCTGCTGCGTTCGTTCGTCGACGCGCGGTGGGACGTGAACACCCGTACCGGCACGGTGTCCTATGTCGACAAGGCCTATGTGCAGTTCGGCGGCCTGACCGCCGGCTATGCGCAGTCCTTCTTCGACTTCTTCACCGGCTACTCGTTCGGCGTGCGTGAGCCGCATTGGTCGGATCACACCACCAACCTGCTCGCCTACACCTTCGCCTTCGGCAACGGCATCTCGGCGAGCATCGCGGTCGAAGATCCGACGGTCTCCGGCACCACCGCCGCGGTCCGTCAGGTCGGCCCGCTGTTCACCGGTGTCGCGCCCTACGCGACGGCGAGCCAGGTCTATGCGACCCCCGTCTACGGCGGTCTGAAGAGCCCGGACTTCGTCGGCAACATCCGCGTCGACCAGGCCTGGGGTTCGGCCCAGATCATGGGCGCCGCGCATGAGAACTACGACAACACGGCCGGCGGTTATGGCTCCAAGTGGGGCTGGGCGGTCGGTGCCGGCGTGAAGGTCAACCTGCCGATGCTCGGCGCGGGCGACCAGCTCGCCCTGCAGGGCGCCTATGGCGAGGGTTCGAACTTCTATATCTCGAACGCGCTCTCCTACGCCGACTACTTCGCCGCGACCAATATCATCGGCGGTGCCCGTTCGATCGCCCAGACCAAGGCCTGGCAGATCAGCGGCGGCTGGCACCACGTGTTCACGCGCCAGTTCGCCTTCGACATCGACGCGTCCTATCTGAACGTCGACGCCGCCGGGCCGAACGACTTCCGCTCGTGGCGTCTGGCCTCCGACCTCGTGTGGACGCCGGTGACCAACCTCGATATCGGCGTCGGCCTCGAATACCAGTCGATCGACTACACGACCGCGACCCGCAACGCCTACGCGGCGTCGGTGGGCGGTCCGGCCGGAACCGCGCTCGGCAATTCGAACAGCTGGCTCGGCATCCTGCACGTCAAGCGCTCGTTCTGA
- a CDS encoding porin: MNLKLATMAAAFAGVATAAQAADLGRPAPAAVDYVKVCDAYGAGFFYIPGSDTCLKIGGFVLADLRTGGGKLSRFDSTASSFGDRTRSGNVFYTRARTQVNFDARTNTEFGLLRSYIDARWEVNTGATAVTTVLPAAYIQFGGLTAGLKNSAFDFTKAGYSLGADYQTNAYSSSVVNQLGYTFAFGNGISATVSIEDPTSVDPNMSGSPRRVQSTNAATTYGGMKVPDVVANLAVSQAWGSAQIAAAYHQDYGTFRSADGWAIAGGVEVLLPMIAKGDKIYVTAAYADGAVSYASQLGNATGRVKEVALNGTVGSDFVDDGIAIRKTKTWSVNGGFHHEFNPKWEFNFDAGYVNVDGFGTRDYSFVGVGGDIRWKPVSNMYIALDAEYGSLSYSTGTQALLGTSKKTYDGWTTLVRVRRNF; encoded by the coding sequence ATGAACCTGAAGCTGGCTACGATGGCCGCCGCTTTCGCGGGTGTCGCCACCGCCGCCCAGGCTGCCGACCTCGGCCGCCCGGCCCCGGCCGCCGTCGATTACGTCAAGGTCTGCGACGCCTACGGCGCGGGCTTCTTCTACATCCCGGGCTCGGACACCTGCCTGAAGATCGGTGGCTTCGTGCTCGCCGACCTCCGCACCGGCGGTGGCAAGCTGTCGCGCTTCGACTCGACCGCCAGCTCCTTCGGTGACCGCACCCGTTCGGGCAACGTCTTCTACACCCGCGCCCGTACGCAGGTGAACTTCGACGCCCGCACCAACACCGAGTTCGGCCTGCTGCGTTCGTACATCGACGCCCGCTGGGAAGTGAACACCGGCGCCACTGCGGTGACCACCGTTCTCCCGGCCGCCTACATCCAGTTCGGTGGCCTGACCGCCGGTCTGAAGAACTCGGCCTTCGACTTCACCAAGGCCGGCTACAGCCTCGGTGCCGACTATCAGACCAACGCCTACTCGTCGTCGGTCGTCAACCAGCTCGGCTACACCTTCGCCTTCGGCAACGGCATCTCGGCGACCGTGTCGATCGAAGATCCGACCTCGGTCGACCCGAACATGTCGGGCTCGCCGCGTCGCGTCCAGTCGACCAACGCTGCCACCACCTACGGCGGCATGAAGGTTCCGGACGTCGTCGCCAACCTCGCCGTCAGCCAGGCTTGGGGTTCGGCGCAGATCGCCGCCGCGTATCATCAGGACTACGGCACCTTCCGTTCGGCCGACGGCTGGGCCATCGCTGGTGGCGTCGAGGTTCTGCTGCCGATGATCGCCAAGGGCGACAAGATCTACGTGACGGCCGCTTACGCGGACGGCGCTGTGTCTTACGCCTCGCAGCTCGGCAACGCGACCGGCCGCGTCAAGGAAGTCGCGCTGAACGGCACCGTTGGCTCGGACTTCGTCGATGACGGCATCGCGATCCGCAAGACCAAGACCTGGTCGGTGAACGGTGGCTTCCATCACGAGTTCAACCCGAAGTGGGAGTTCAACTTCGACGCGGGCTACGTGAACGTCGACGGCTTCGGCACCCGCGATTACTCCTTCGTGGGCGTCGGCGGCGACATCCGTTGGAAGCCGGTGTCGAACATGTACATCGCGCTCGACGCGGAGTACGGCTCGCTCTCCTACTCGACCGGCACCCAGGCTCTTCTCGGCACCTCGAAGAAGACCTACGACGGCTGGACCACGCTGGTCCGCGTCCGCCGCAACTTCTGA
- a CDS encoding alpha/beta hydrolase, with amino-acid sequence MGTPFVPFTYDGADGVRLAGRLYRPTEGTGAGDGGRGVAVPLVCLPGLTRNVRDFEPVAAHVATAGRTVVAFDLRGRGRSAPADAATYTPAHEAGDVIRGLTALGLARVALLGTSRGGLVGMLIPAFAPGLLAGLILNDIGPEIELAGLLRLRDEFTGRAATDDAATPLPLDWERATALVARRFASIYPRLDAPGFARLARRLLKDVDGRPAPDFDPAITAGLAALTPETRLPNLWAQFDALRAIPVLAIRGGLSDLLSEHVVAMMAARHPDFVEFTVADEGHAPLLEDAASLAAISALLARVDAAGAAR; translated from the coding sequence ATGGGAACCCCGTTCGTCCCGTTCACCTATGACGGCGCCGACGGCGTTCGGCTGGCTGGCCGGCTCTACCGTCCGACCGAGGGGACCGGCGCGGGTGACGGCGGCCGTGGCGTCGCGGTTCCCCTCGTCTGCCTGCCCGGCCTCACCCGCAATGTCCGCGATTTCGAGCCGGTCGCGGCGCATGTCGCGACGGCCGGCCGAACCGTCGTCGCCTTCGATCTGCGCGGACGCGGACGATCGGCGCCGGCGGATGCCGCCACCTACACGCCGGCCCATGAGGCCGGCGACGTCATCCGCGGCCTGACAGCACTCGGTCTCGCCCGCGTCGCGCTGCTTGGCACCTCGCGCGGCGGGCTGGTCGGCATGCTGATTCCGGCCTTCGCGCCGGGGCTCCTCGCCGGCCTGATCCTCAACGACATCGGCCCCGAGATCGAGCTCGCCGGCCTGCTCAGGCTGCGCGACGAATTCACCGGCCGCGCCGCAACCGACGACGCCGCGACGCCGCTGCCGCTCGACTGGGAGCGCGCGACCGCGCTCGTCGCGCGCCGGTTCGCGTCGATCTATCCGCGCCTGGACGCGCCCGGTTTCGCGCGGCTCGCCCGCCGCCTGCTCAAGGACGTCGATGGGCGCCCTGCCCCGGACTTCGATCCGGCCATCACCGCCGGCCTCGCCGCCCTCACGCCCGAGACCCGTCTGCCGAACCTGTGGGCGCAGTTCGATGCGCTGCGTGCCATCCCGGTCCTGGCGATCCGCGGCGGACTGTCGGACCTGCTCTCCGAGCACGTCGTCGCCATGATGGCGGCGCGGCATCCCGACTTCGTCGAATTCACCGTCGCCGACGAAGGTCACGCGCCGCTGCTCGAGGACGCAGCGTCGCTCGCCGCGATCTCCGCGTTGCTCGCCCGGGTGGACGCGGCCGGCGCAGCGCGCTGA